The window ATTTCCAGTCATCTCACCTCCCTTATTTTCAAAGAAAAATCTGTCACTTACTTATAATCCATATGGTTATAAGAAAATTCAGAATAACACGGAATAATTCGATATTTTCTCATTTAAAACGAATGGAGCAATTTGCACACCTGATTCTGCAAATTGCTCCAAATAAATATCTACTATTCTGTTTTTCTATAGTTATAGTATATCATTCATATTATTTTTTCTCAACATGATTTCAAATCTCAATAGTAAAATTTGATTTTGGTAGAACTAATGTTCTAAAATGTATGGTAAAAGTACACATATTCATAACGTCAATTCAGAATTAGCATCTGCTATCGTGGTTCACCTGATAACAAAAAGAAGATACATAATCAGGTTGAAACCCCTGGTTATGAAACAGATAGGGGGTCGATAGCGTATGATTGAACAAAATGAAAAAGGATTATATCAATTTAACGACAGACAAATTGAAGAACAGGCGAGAAAACAGCAGGATTTCCTGCGGATTATTCATCCGTTCTTGAACGAAACCGACATAATGAGACAAGAATGTGTAGAATTGAGACCACTGCCACGGCAAAAGGATATAAAATATATCAGGTCATTAAATCTTTGGAGGTTGGATCAAAGGGGACTGGAAAGGCATATTGAGTTTCTTAAAGGGCTAAACGGAATTCCTGCGTGCTTGTATTACTCCGTATATGCTTATGATTACAGCAAGGAAACCTACAGAAAGGACGGCAAACCATATGCCAAAGGGAAGATAAACAATCAAAATGCCCGCTTTACTTCTATTGCCATTTGCGATCTGGACAAAATATCCGAGGAGCGGCATAGCGATGTTGTTGGTATGTTTGAGAACTGCGGCATAGCACCACTGACGGTTTTCAGTGGCCACGGATTTCAGGATATCGTGCTTCTCAATGAACGAGTGTATGACATTGAATTACTCAAGAGGTTTAATTATATTCTCAAATTAAAGGGATTTCCCATTGACGAGACCATAGTGGACCCCGCCCGAATTATGAGAATGCCTTTCTCATTCAACTGCAAAGCCTTTTGCCAGGAGGATAAATACCATGATGCAGAAAGTCCTGTGGCTATTCCCACAAAGCTGGTAAGGTTTACTGATAAAAGATATTCCGTGGAGGAGGTGTTTGACAGGCTTAATACTCTTCCCGACATAAAAAACGATTTCAGCATACAGGTTAATATGCCAGAGAAAGAGCAGGAAAACATACCTACAAAGGACGCTGTAGCAAAGGAAGCAGAACCCATTGAAGCTCCAATAAGGGTATTCCAGGAATTGAGTGAGGAACAGGTTGAGGAACTATCCAGCATATATAATATAATACGGTTCAAAGAGCTGCCTGACGCAGTACAAAGAATGCTCTATGGCACCAGGGAAGGCTTCAGAAACAAAACCCTTATATTCCTGACTATGTTTTTTGCAAACAAGCTGGGATTACCGCTCCCAAAGATAATCCAATCCCTTGTCATCTGGGGGGCAAGGTGTAATCCAATGCTTGACGAGGAATATATTATTGCCAATGTCACCAGGATTTACAGGCGTAAGTTTAAGGGAAATGGCAAGTATGACAGTCAAATGGTCAAGGAGTTTGGATATATTGATTTCAAAATGTATCGGAGGGACAACAAAATTTTGTTCAACAATGAATTCTTTGATATGTTCCACCTATTGTCAGACGGGGCTGTGAGGGTATATCTTGCTGCAAAACTCTACGAAAAGATGACTGGGGAAAAGCTCTGGACAATTGACCGCCTGGTTGAGTTAACGGGGTATAGTGCCAGAACTCTGTACAGGCATTTACAGCAGCTTACAGACTACAGTTTGGTAGATAAAAAACGGTGCTGCAGGCCAAAGGGTGAACAATACAGGTATTGCATAAATAAATTCTTCGATGTAACAAAAGGTTTCCTTTCCTTTGAAACAGCAACATTGGAATACCTGCTTAAACAAGGGCTATTGACTGATGGGGAATTGAAACTCTATATATATCTCTGCCAGAAGATAAACCAGTCAACAGGCAATGAATGCTGGTTAAGCCAAAAGAGCTTGGGAAAGGATATTGCAAAAAAGCGGAATTCGATCTCCGAAATGACCACTTCTCTGCATAAAAAAGGACTTATTAAAAAGACAGCAGAAAGCTACGGCAAGATAACTTACTGCTATTATTCACTTATCTATTAGGACTGGGGCTTGAAGCCCCTTTTCTTTTTAAAAATAGCAGATATGGATACGCTGTATCAATTATTCCCAGCATAGTACACTTGTTGGGCCTAAATGACAGCTATCGACTATCCTTTGTGCCCTGAAACTGGCTTGGTTAGCGGGATGTTTTCCCTAAATGCCAACTACCGACACTATTAATAAATACAGGGAGAGAAGGAGAAGGGGGGCTTTTTCAGTACCAGTCAAATTAAAAAAACGGAAGCAGTAAATCTTTGTATTCCGATATAAGAGAGCATATCCTATTACCATGTCGGTTGCTGTCCATTAAACAAATGGTACAGTTCTTTTCCCAGCATAAAAGGATTATCGTCTCTTTACTACGTCGATACGTGTCAATTAAGGAAATAGGTTATATATTTCGGGCTATGCTCTAATGACAACTACCGACTCCATCTTGCAGGCTGAATGCCTTACTATACAGCCGTTGTATTTCATAATTGCCAGCTACCGACACTATTAATAAATACAGGAGAGGAGGGAGAGAGAGGGGCTTCACTGCTCGGAGCATATAATGGGCAACAGAAATTACATACAACTTGATGTAGGGAGCAGTTGAAGTCTATAGAGTTACATTATGGGAGTGAGCCAAAGATAAGTACCTTCGGTGAATAATCCAAACGGAACAAAGCCTGCATTCTTCCGTTACGAATAATTGTTGCTTTGCCGATTTTTTTACTCTTCATCCAGAGAACCGAAATAAGGGATTAACCTTTATACCGATAGCTGTTCTTATGTCGGAAAAGCCCGTCCTACTGGCTAAAAAAATACATGTGTTT of the Ruminiclostridium papyrosolvens DSM 2782 genome contains:
- a CDS encoding helix-turn-helix domain-containing protein encodes the protein MIEQNEKGLYQFNDRQIEEQARKQQDFLRIIHPFLNETDIMRQECVELRPLPRQKDIKYIRSLNLWRLDQRGLERHIEFLKGLNGIPACLYYSVYAYDYSKETYRKDGKPYAKGKINNQNARFTSIAICDLDKISEERHSDVVGMFENCGIAPLTVFSGHGFQDIVLLNERVYDIELLKRFNYILKLKGFPIDETIVDPARIMRMPFSFNCKAFCQEDKYHDAESPVAIPTKLVRFTDKRYSVEEVFDRLNTLPDIKNDFSIQVNMPEKEQENIPTKDAVAKEAEPIEAPIRVFQELSEEQVEELSSIYNIIRFKELPDAVQRMLYGTREGFRNKTLIFLTMFFANKLGLPLPKIIQSLVIWGARCNPMLDEEYIIANVTRIYRRKFKGNGKYDSQMVKEFGYIDFKMYRRDNKILFNNEFFDMFHLLSDGAVRVYLAAKLYEKMTGEKLWTIDRLVELTGYSARTLYRHLQQLTDYSLVDKKRCCRPKGEQYRYCINKFFDVTKGFLSFETATLEYLLKQGLLTDGELKLYIYLCQKINQSTGNECWLSQKSLGKDIAKKRNSISEMTTSLHKKGLIKKTAESYGKITYCYYSLIY